A stretch of DNA from Pseudoalteromonas ruthenica:
CCGCCATTGGGATACTTTCCTCTGAATTCTGCGTGACTTATAACCCACGCATTATGACAAATACTGCGCTTAACTTACAGCTTTTAGTAAGGTCACACCAGCTTTAATTCAACGGTGTTGCCGTCTGGGTCAAGAATGTATAAAGAACGACCAAAACCAGTGGCCCCGTAGCGCTCAGCGAACTGCAACGACTGGTTTACGCCTTTGGCTTTTAAGGTGCGGATCACCGCCTGTTCGCTCGCGGCGCTGATTTGCAAGCAAAAATGCGCCAGTGGCGAGGTGCGCACCTGCACCGGTTGCTTGCTATCTAAGCTACCCTGAGTACTTAGAATATCAATCAGGGCTTGGCCGGCGCGCAACTGATACAACCCCTCTTGCTCCAATACGCGCTCTAACTGAGCGCCAAGTACTTCCTCGTAAAATGCGCACATGCGAGGTACATCATCGGTGCGCAGCACAACATGGTCTAGCCCGTGTAATTGCATTGAATGCTCCTTTTATTGATTAGGATCTAATCACTGTGCGTCACGCTAAGCTATGCTACAGAGACATTCATTACAACGCTAAAGGAGCCGTGATGCAATTGCATACTGCTGCAGATTTAATGACCCCAGCGCCGCTGACCGTAACCGCTGATGCCTCGTTGCATGATGCCCATGCATTAATGCGTGAGCACAATATTCGCCATATTCCCGTCACCGATGAACACGGCACACTTGTTGGCATGCTGACGCAAAAACTGATGATTGCCCAAGTGATGCGCATTATTTCAGTGTTTGGTGCACCGGCACTTGAGCGCAAAGAGAAACAAACGCAAGTGGGCGATATCATGCTTCAAGATTTTGATACCGTGGCTCCCGGTGATGCTTTAAGCGATATCGCCGAATTTTTTCTCAATAACCGTCATGGCTGTATGCCGGTGGTTGAGGAGCAAAAACTGCTCGGCATACTCACCTCTTCGGACTTTGTGCGCCTAAGCGTTGAGCTGTTGAAAAAGTCATAAAAGTTTAATCTAGCGCAACATCGCTGACATTTATCTGCCCTACACTTGAGGCGAATTTAACAAACCTAGGAACAAGGAATAACCATGGCTTCACAGAATCAACATCGCGTTTATATACCGACCAATGCTCGCGCCAACCAGTATATTCTCGCCGAGTTTAAACCGGATGATGATTTTTACGCCTGCTTTAGCGATTATCGCAGCGCATATCAGCGCGTTGCCCGACAACTGTTCGCGTTATGTGACGATGCCGAGCTCTACAATGTGCACATGCTGGTCAACGACAAGCTGCCCATTGTGCGCTTTCATGAAGAGGCATATTGCTTAGAGACTCAACGTCAGCAGCTGTTTTTTTATAATCCGCGATATCACGAGGCTCATCAGCTACATGGCTGCTGCGAAAGCCGAGCACGCAAAGTACGGTTGCTATTCCTCGCTACAGGTGAAGACATTCGTGCCCATTCTGCCGATTTTCACCGCCGCGTTGCCAAGGTGCTAAGTGCACTGCAAGAGCAACTTCCCGGCGACGCCAACAAGTTGAAAGTGCGTGACCATCAGCACCTAACCTATGATTTGTTCGCCCGCGCCAAAGGGCATAAAGAGAGCTATGGATATAAACTTAGAGCACTGGCACCACGCTATGAAGCCCGTGGCTGCCCCTTACCCAGCCATCGCGACCTGACTTATGCGCGTTTTACTTTGCCACTCACACGGCAGTTAAAAACGCAGCTATTGGATGCCAGCGCCACGGATTACGGAAACTTTTATAGCCATATTGAAGATGCGTTTATCAGCGCCTGTGAAGCCAAGCGCCTACCGCGCCGCGCAATGGTGGCCAATGGCCGCACACCGCTTATTCGCCATCGTGATATCGACACCAGTGCTCACAATGAGGAACTGGAAAAGCTCAGCTTTGAACCCGGCAAAGGCGAAACCCAAAGTCATGTGCTTTTTGATGCCGCCAACTTGGTACAGAGCATTGATTTTGTGATTGTTGCCGGCGTCGAGGATCATCATGATATGGGCTATGGCCGCTTTATGAATCAAGTCGAGAGCGTGATCAAGGCGCTGTGTAATAGCTTACAGGTGAACCCAGAGCGCCAAGATATCAACACCCGCTTTTATCAGCACCTGAGCTACAGCCTATAACTGCACGATAAAAACAATAACAAGGCCGCTATTGAGCGGCCTTTTTTGTTGCTTGGTTCAGTCCCTTACCAGCCTAATTTAGCGTGTTATCCCCTCCGTAAAAAAGACTTTTTTACGCTTTATATCAACACCTTAAAAGTAAACGAGATAGTTTACCTTGCTTACATACATTCATGTATGTATATTCCTGCTCTAGTCGGTTTAATAAATTGTTCAGCTAAAGGTAGGTTATGAATGTAAAAACGCTGGTCGCAGTCACCGTACTTGCGGCGCTTAGCTTAAGTGGTTGCCAGGAGCAACCACAACAACAAGCCCAAACGGCCCCCACTGCCGTTGAAGTCGAGGCCATAACGTTGTCGCCACAAAGTATTGACCTCAGCACCGAGCTGGTTGGCCGCACGGTCGATTTTCGTCAAGCTGAGATCCGCCCTCAAGTAAGCGGTATTTTGCAGGCGCGGCTGTTCGAAGAAGGACAAATGGTGAGCAAAGGAGATGTGTTGTATCGGATTGACCCCGCGCCCTACCAAGCTGAACTTGCCAGCGCCAAAGCGGCGCTCGCCAAAGCCCAAGCCAGTGTTCGCAACAGTGGCATGAAGGCCGAACGTATCAAAGGCTTATTAGGCAATAAATCGGTCAGCCAGCAAGACTATGATGATGCCGAAGCCACCTTGTTGCAAGCAAAGGCCGATTTAGCAGCCGCCAAAGCCGCTGTACTGAGCGCCGAAATTAATCTTGATTACACCCAAATCCGCGCCCCCATTGACGGTCAGATTGGTCGCTCTAGTGTTACCGAAGGGGCCTTGCTGACAGCCAATCAAAGCGCTGCGCTGTCGATAATTCGCCAGCTTGACCCTATTTATGTGGATATGACGCGCGCCGCCTCCAAGCTATCTTCTTTGCGCAGCGCCATGCATCAAGGCAATCTCAGCCAAAACCCCGAGGTTAAACTGAGATTAGAAAATAACGACTGGTATGCGCTCTCGGGTGAGCTGAAGTTCTCCGAGGTAAGCGTTGACCCATCAACGTCTATGGTTACCATGCGCGCAGTGTTCCCCAACCCCAATGGTGAATTACTGCCAGGCATGTTCGTGCGAGCGCAGTTAGCTACCGGCCAAGATGATGACGCCTTATTGGTACCGCAAAAAGCCATTGTGCGCACGCCCAAAGGTGAGGCCACGGTGATGGTGGTCAGCAAAGAAGGCACGGCGCAAACTCGCGTAGTTGAGCTCGGTCAAGAGATAAACCAAAGCTGGCAAGTCCACTCCGGTCTACAAGCGGGTGACCAAGTGATCGTCGCCGGGCTGCAAAAGGTTCGCCCCGGTAGCAAAGTGACAGTGGCAAAACAGGACACGGGGGCATAATTTATGGCTAATTTTTTCATTGGCCGGCCTATTTTTGCTTGGGTGATCGCCATCGTGATCATGCTTGCGGGCCTGCTATCGGTAAAACAGCTGCCCGTAGAGCAATACCCTAAAGTTGCGCCACCGGCGGTCAGCATTAATGCCAGCTA
This window harbors:
- a CDS encoding DUF3083 family protein; amino-acid sequence: MASQNQHRVYIPTNARANQYILAEFKPDDDFYACFSDYRSAYQRVARQLFALCDDAELYNVHMLVNDKLPIVRFHEEAYCLETQRQQLFFYNPRYHEAHQLHGCCESRARKVRLLFLATGEDIRAHSADFHRRVAKVLSALQEQLPGDANKLKVRDHQHLTYDLFARAKGHKESYGYKLRALAPRYEARGCPLPSHRDLTYARFTLPLTRQLKTQLLDASATDYGNFYSHIEDAFISACEAKRLPRRAMVANGRTPLIRHRDIDTSAHNEELEKLSFEPGKGETQSHVLFDAANLVQSIDFVIVAGVEDHHDMGYGRFMNQVESVIKALCNSLQVNPERQDINTRFYQHLSYSL
- a CDS encoding efflux RND transporter periplasmic adaptor subunit — encoded protein: MNVKTLVAVTVLAALSLSGCQEQPQQQAQTAPTAVEVEAITLSPQSIDLSTELVGRTVDFRQAEIRPQVSGILQARLFEEGQMVSKGDVLYRIDPAPYQAELASAKAALAKAQASVRNSGMKAERIKGLLGNKSVSQQDYDDAEATLLQAKADLAAAKAAVLSAEINLDYTQIRAPIDGQIGRSSVTEGALLTANQSAALSIIRQLDPIYVDMTRAASKLSSLRSAMHQGNLSQNPEVKLRLENNDWYALSGELKFSEVSVDPSTSMVTMRAVFPNPNGELLPGMFVRAQLATGQDDDALLVPQKAIVRTPKGEATVMVVSKEGTAQTRVVELGQEINQSWQVHSGLQAGDQVIVAGLQKVRPGSKVTVAKQDTGA
- a CDS encoding VOC family protein; protein product: MQLHGLDHVVLRTDDVPRMCAFYEEVLGAQLERVLEQEGLYQLRAGQALIDILSTQGSLDSKQPVQVRTSPLAHFCLQISAASEQAVIRTLKAKGVNQSLQFAERYGATGFGRSLYILDPDGNTVELKLV
- a CDS encoding CBS domain-containing protein, with product MQLHTAADLMTPAPLTVTADASLHDAHALMREHNIRHIPVTDEHGTLVGMLTQKLMIAQVMRIISVFGAPALERKEKQTQVGDIMLQDFDTVAPGDALSDIAEFFLNNRHGCMPVVEEQKLLGILTSSDFVRLSVELLKKS